From the Sphingomonas mesophila genome, one window contains:
- a CDS encoding GNAT family N-acetyltransferase — translation MADREAELTARIAPGVGALAADAWDALSGSDPLIGHTFLSLLEASGSVGPGTGWTPIPILAERNDRAVAATPAYLKTHSQGEYVFDHGWAEAWERAAGAYYPKLQVAVPFTPCPGRRLLGDSSAALAALEAITLQNNLSSAHVTFLTDDEATGARARGWLVRDGIQFHWHNRGYATFGDFLAALSSRKRKAIRKERAAALEGLDIVTLRGAEIRPEHWAAMWAFYQDTGSRKWGRPYLTRAWFDGAGAALGDAALMFLALRDGEPVAGALNIVGDNVLYGRYWGCRAELPFLHFELSYYRAIEWAIDNRIATVQAGAQGEHKLARGYEPVITRSVHFIPDAGLRTAVADFVEREREAIAAELAWCRNALPYRSE, via the coding sequence ATGGCCGACCGTGAGGCCGAGCTGACGGCGAGGATTGCGCCCGGCGTTGGAGCCCTGGCAGCGGACGCCTGGGATGCCCTTTCCGGTTCGGACCCGCTTATCGGCCACACTTTCCTAAGTCTCTTGGAAGCCTCAGGGAGCGTGGGGCCTGGAACCGGCTGGACACCGATCCCAATTCTGGCCGAGCGCAATGACCGCGCAGTCGCGGCCACCCCAGCCTATCTCAAGACCCACAGTCAGGGAGAATATGTCTTCGACCACGGCTGGGCCGAGGCATGGGAGCGGGCCGCCGGCGCCTATTACCCTAAGCTTCAGGTGGCGGTCCCCTTTACCCCCTGCCCTGGTCGCCGGCTGCTGGGCGACTCCTCCGCCGCATTGGCTGCGCTCGAAGCGATCACACTCCAAAACAACCTCTCGTCAGCGCACGTCACTTTCCTGACCGACGATGAGGCCACCGGCGCAAGGGCGCGTGGTTGGCTGGTCCGCGACGGAATCCAGTTTCACTGGCACAATCGCGGCTACGCGACCTTCGGCGACTTCCTCGCGGCACTCTCGAGCCGCAAGCGAAAGGCGATCCGCAAGGAGCGCGCCGCGGCTCTCGAGGGACTCGACATTGTCACCTTGCGCGGCGCCGAGATCCGGCCCGAACATTGGGCGGCGATGTGGGCCTTCTACCAGGACACCGGCAGCCGCAAATGGGGCCGCCCATATCTGACCCGCGCCTGGTTCGACGGCGCCGGCGCGGCGCTCGGCGACGCGGCGCTGATGTTTCTCGCCTTGCGCGACGGTGAGCCGGTGGCGGGGGCGCTCAACATCGTCGGCGATAATGTCCTATATGGCCGCTATTGGGGTTGCCGCGCGGAATTGCCGTTCCTGCATTTCGAACTCAGCTATTATCGCGCGATCGAATGGGCGATCGATAACCGTATCGCCACCGTCCAGGCCGGTGCACAAGGCGAGCACAAGCTGGCGCGGGGCTATGAGCCGGTCATCACCCGCTCGGTCCATTTCATCCCCGACGCCGGCCTTCGCACTGCGGTGGCCGACTTTGTCGAGCGCGAGCGCGAGGCGATCGCGGCGGAGCTGGCGTGGTGCCGCAACGCCTTGCCTTACCGTTCGGAATAG
- a CDS encoding isoaspartyl peptidase/L-asparaginase family protein: MSWTLMIHGGCGAMRPATLAPEAEELARTGLAAALDAGEAVLASGGAPLDAVEAAARVLEDDPAFNAGRGSVLAANGRVELDAAIMDGKDRRAGAVAGLTTTRAPISAARAAMERSPHVLLTYAEADAFAREAELEQVDNAWFVTPERKAQLETVMATGGKFDADIKYGTVGAVAVDQDGHVAAATSTGGLTAKRWGRIGDSPLIGAGTYADDRSCAVSATGLGEAFIRAVAGHQLAMRMMLSGESLQQALDAVLADVRELGGNGGLIAVAPSGEAAWGFTTPGMYRARTGSDGAREVAVYSER; this comes from the coding sequence ATGAGCTGGACCCTGATGATTCACGGCGGCTGCGGCGCCATGCGCCCCGCCACCCTCGCGCCCGAAGCCGAAGAGCTCGCCCGCACCGGCCTCGCCGCAGCGCTCGATGCCGGGGAGGCGGTGCTGGCATCGGGCGGCGCGCCGCTCGATGCGGTCGAGGCGGCGGCGCGGGTGCTCGAAGACGATCCCGCCTTCAACGCCGGCCGCGGCAGCGTCCTCGCCGCCAACGGTCGGGTCGAGCTCGACGCCGCGATCATGGACGGCAAGGATCGCCGCGCCGGAGCGGTCGCCGGCCTCACCACCACCCGCGCTCCGATCAGCGCCGCCCGCGCCGCGATGGAGCGCAGCCCCCACGTCCTGCTCACCTACGCCGAAGCCGACGCCTTCGCCCGCGAGGCCGAACTCGAGCAGGTCGACAACGCCTGGTTCGTCACACCGGAGCGCAAGGCCCAGCTCGAAACGGTGATGGCCACCGGCGGCAAGTTCGACGCCGACATCAAATACGGCACCGTCGGCGCGGTCGCAGTCGACCAAGACGGCCACGTCGCGGCGGCGACTTCCACGGGCGGCCTCACCGCCAAGCGCTGGGGCCGGATCGGCGACTCGCCACTTATCGGGGCCGGCACTTATGCCGACGATCGGTCCTGCGCAGTCAGTGCGACCGGCCTCGGCGAAGCCTTCATCCGCGCCGTCGCCGGCCACCAGCTGGCTATGCGCATGATGCTCTCGGGCGAAAGCTTGCAACAAGCGCTCGACGCCGTGCTGGCCGACGTCCGAGAGCTAGGCGGAAACGGCGGGCTGATCGCGGTGGCGCCGAGCGGCGAGGCGGCATGGGGTTTCACCACTCCCGGCATGTACCGCGCTCGCACGGGATCCGACGGGGCGCGCGAGGTGGCCGTCTATTCCGAACGGTAA
- a CDS encoding SPFH domain-containing protein: MSDAIVALTSSRERPASSANGYVMLLVLLLTVAVAAYGIRQLVADEFNGGTAVALIGGVAAFTFVICGFYMLQPNQAAAITLFGDYKGTDRTSGLRWVLPWMIRRTVSVRANNFISDKIKVNDLRGNPIEMAAQIVWRVVDTAQALFDVDDYKEFVRVQVEAAIRAIGARYPYDDFAHTDITLRGHHDEVGEELKTELRARLSVAGITVDECGFTHLAYAQEIAGAMLRRQQAQAVVAARQTLVEGAVGMVEMALTMLSAKNVVELDDERRAAMVSNLMVVLCGERDTQPVVNTGSLYQ; this comes from the coding sequence ATGTCCGATGCGATCGTCGCGCTGACCTCGAGCCGGGAACGGCCGGCGTCGAGCGCCAACGGCTATGTCATGCTTCTGGTGCTGCTGCTGACCGTGGCTGTCGCGGCTTACGGAATCCGCCAATTGGTCGCCGACGAATTCAATGGCGGGACCGCGGTCGCGCTGATCGGCGGGGTCGCCGCCTTCACGTTCGTGATCTGCGGCTTCTACATGCTCCAGCCCAACCAGGCGGCGGCGATCACCTTGTTCGGCGACTATAAGGGCACCGACCGCACCAGCGGGCTGCGCTGGGTGCTGCCGTGGATGATCCGGCGAACCGTGTCGGTGCGCGCCAACAATTTCATCTCCGACAAGATCAAGGTCAACGACCTGCGCGGCAACCCGATCGAGATGGCGGCGCAGATCGTGTGGCGCGTGGTCGACACCGCCCAGGCGCTGTTCGACGTCGACGATTACAAGGAATTCGTCCGGGTCCAGGTCGAGGCGGCGATCCGAGCGATCGGCGCGCGCTACCCCTATGACGACTTCGCCCACACCGACATCACGCTGCGCGGCCACCACGACGAGGTCGGCGAAGAACTGAAGACCGAACTCCGGGCGCGGCTTTCGGTGGCCGGGATCACGGTCGACGAATGCGGCTTTACCCACCTTGCCTATGCGCAAGAGATCGCCGGCGCGATGCTCCGCCGCCAGCAGGCGCAGGCGGTGGTCGCCGCGCGCCAGACATTGGTCGAGGGCGCGGTCGGGATGGTCGAGATGGCGCTGACCATGCTCAGCGCGAAGAATGTCGTCGAGCTGGACGACGAGCGGCGCGCGGCGATGGTCTCGAACCTGATGGTGGTGCTGTGCGGCGAGCGCGATACCCAGCCCGTGGTCAACACCGGCTCGCTCTACCAATAA
- a CDS encoding toxin-antitoxin system HicB family antitoxin, with protein MGQERKAYPLRVDPALWAAVERLAACDLRSVNAEVECLLREALKARGIKLGDPPAVRRGRPPKKEKE; from the coding sequence GTGGGGCAGGAGCGCAAAGCCTACCCCTTGCGGGTCGACCCGGCCCTGTGGGCGGCGGTCGAGCGGCTCGCCGCCTGCGACCTGCGCTCGGTCAATGCGGAAGTCGAATGCCTGCTGCGCGAGGCGCTGAAGGCGCGCGGAATCAAGCTTGGCGATCCGCCCGCCGTGCGTCGCGGACGCCCACCAAAGAAGGAGAAGGAGTGA
- a CDS encoding alpha/beta hydrolase: MPLLPMLTAAALASATVTVPGPSGPLEGTFVDAGKGAPVVVIIPGSGPTDRDGNNPLGVTSSTYRLLAEALAARGVSSIRIDKRGMFGSKAAIPDANKVTIAGYAADARAWAAKARSLTGAKCAWLVGHSEGVLVALAAGQQAKDLCGVVAVSGMGRKFGAVLREQLAANPANAPLLAPADSALKELEAGRKVDVATLPAPIAPLFAPQIQDYVIDLLRQDSAGLAASLKLPLLIVHGDKDIQASNADARALAAAQPKARLVIVPGVNHVLKAVKGDDRAANLAAYADPSLPVAPAVVDEIAGFVKTKS, translated from the coding sequence ATGCCATTGCTGCCAATGTTGACCGCCGCCGCGCTGGCGAGCGCGACCGTTACCGTGCCGGGGCCGAGCGGGCCGCTCGAGGGGACGTTCGTCGATGCCGGCAAGGGCGCCCCTGTGGTGGTGATCATCCCCGGGTCGGGCCCGACCGACCGCGACGGCAACAACCCGCTCGGGGTGACGTCTTCGACCTATCGGCTGCTGGCCGAGGCGCTGGCGGCGCGGGGCGTCAGCTCGATCCGGATCGACAAGCGCGGCATGTTCGGGAGCAAGGCGGCGATCCCCGACGCCAACAAGGTGACGATCGCCGGCTATGCCGCGGACGCCCGCGCCTGGGCGGCCAAGGCCCGGAGCCTGACCGGGGCGAAATGCGCCTGGCTGGTCGGCCATAGCGAGGGCGTGCTGGTGGCGCTCGCCGCCGGACAGCAGGCGAAGGACCTGTGCGGCGTGGTCGCCGTGTCGGGCATGGGCCGCAAGTTCGGCGCGGTGCTGCGCGAGCAGCTCGCAGCCAATCCGGCCAACGCGCCGCTGCTGGCGCCGGCCGACTCCGCGCTCAAGGAGTTGGAAGCGGGCCGCAAGGTCGACGTCGCGACCCTACCGGCGCCGATTGCCCCGCTGTTTGCGCCGCAAATCCAGGATTATGTGATCGACCTGCTGCGGCAGGACAGCGCCGGCCTGGCGGCGAGCCTCAAGCTGCCGCTGCTGATCGTCCACGGCGACAAGGACATCCAGGCGAGCAATGCCGACGCGCGCGCGCTGGCCGCCGCCCAGCCGAAGGCGCGGCTGGTGATCGTGCCGGGCGTCAATCACGTGCTGAAGGCGGTCAAGGGCGACGACCGCGCGGCCAATCTCGCGGCCTATGCCGATCCGTCGCTGCCGGTCGCGCCGGCGGTGGTCGACGAAATCGCCGGATTCGTCAAAACCAAAAGCTAG
- a CDS encoding S1/P1 nuclease, with product MPIRLLAPLAALLAFASPAAAWWEYGHETVARIAFDSARPETRAELRRLMAKGALLETPDCAVDTPEKLSYWADCIKPLGDRFSYAGPWHYQNVDICKPFDLKAACKDGNCVSAQIERTARLLADKTVPARERLMALAFLVHFVGDLHNPMHAGDRGDRGGNDVKSNYGLVGGRTNLHSMWDGYLAERAISTPPGGASALLASVPPGERAALAAGSVEDWSREQWQASRDHAYTSLLGDPCGPKPETRPTLDEADVQKLIPVLRRGITAGGLRLGRLLDEAMLEGKAPGQRDRDR from the coding sequence ATGCCGATTCGCCTTCTCGCCCCGCTTGCCGCGCTGCTCGCCTTCGCTTCGCCCGCCGCCGCCTGGTGGGAATATGGTCACGAGACCGTCGCCCGGATCGCGTTCGACTCGGCCCGGCCCGAAACCCGCGCCGAGCTTCGCCGGCTGATGGCCAAAGGCGCATTGCTCGAGACGCCCGACTGCGCGGTCGATACGCCCGAGAAGCTGTCCTATTGGGCCGATTGCATCAAGCCGCTCGGCGATCGCTTCAGCTACGCCGGCCCGTGGCACTATCAGAATGTTGATATCTGCAAACCGTTCGACCTCAAGGCGGCGTGCAAGGACGGCAATTGCGTCTCGGCGCAGATCGAGCGCACCGCGCGCCTCCTCGCCGACAAGACCGTTCCGGCGCGCGAGCGGCTGATGGCGCTGGCCTTCCTCGTCCACTTCGTCGGCGACCTCCACAATCCGATGCACGCCGGCGATCGCGGCGATCGCGGCGGCAATGACGTCAAGTCGAACTACGGGCTGGTCGGCGGGCGCACCAACCTCCACTCGATGTGGGACGGCTATCTCGCCGAGCGCGCCATCTCGACTCCGCCGGGCGGCGCTTCGGCGCTGCTCGCGTCGGTCCCGCCCGGCGAACGCGCCGCGCTCGCCGCCGGCTCGGTCGAGGATTGGAGCCGCGAGCAGTGGCAGGCCTCGCGCGACCATGCCTACACCTCGCTGCTCGGCGACCCGTGCGGTCCTAAGCCGGAAACGCGCCCGACGCTCGACGAAGCCGACGTCCAGAAGCTGATCCCGGTGCTTCGCCGCGGAATCACCGCCGGCGGGCTTCGTCTCGGGCGGCTGCTCGACGAAGCGATGCTCGAGGGCAAGGCCCCCGGCCAGCGCGACCGCGACCGCTAG
- a CDS encoding DUF4231 domain-containing protein has product MTRSPAVPGPPALPLALTVGVTGHRLAALDPERRPALTAEIGAILDLIEQALLGFQARVAGTGAFAPGAPTITLASPLADGADQIAAQAALERGWRLQAVLPFMREDYARDFVHEDPAQSYADLLGRSDCVLELPGDRSDEPAAYLLAGRAVVAHCDLMIALWDGAPPRGRGGTAEVVEHAIVEGVPVIHVPVQLGRDTAVLWTAFDPQVMTRSGHERSIRRPFDRTRMDWVVEGMVGPPADPVERRHFAQFRDEHVRRFSSRIEFPLLLNLMGVKRLRLRQLRDRDCRRATAEEWQAYRVRCADCHGIDAPLGLLEQAYAWSDRLAGHYAQTFRSGHVFNFVLAATAALIGLSAFLWPGHQLALAIAEFVVASAVIANTMLGSRNEWQRRWLDYRQLAERLRPMRSLKLLGVAAPDNPGARTDPLPRRWVDWYARGIWRAMGCPSGRLDPESSAALIAAVRELEVDSQVAYNQSAARQADLLDRRLGNLFNLLFLATLAAALAIIVGMTLAPDWIDSHQDWLTLVSAGLPATATAVFGIRSQGDFAGSAHRSQSTAQTLRAIAAHLDEEKGDLARSADLIEQAARAMLADLDEWRLVVRRSELEMV; this is encoded by the coding sequence ATGACCCGATCCCCGGCCGTCCCCGGGCCACCGGCGCTGCCGCTGGCACTGACGGTCGGGGTCACCGGCCACCGGCTGGCCGCGCTCGATCCCGAGCGCCGGCCCGCCCTCACTGCCGAGATCGGCGCGATCCTCGACCTCATCGAGCAGGCGCTGCTCGGCTTCCAGGCGCGGGTCGCCGGGACCGGCGCCTTCGCGCCCGGCGCGCCGACCATTACCCTCGCCTCCCCGCTCGCCGACGGAGCCGACCAGATCGCCGCCCAGGCCGCGCTCGAACGCGGCTGGCGCTTGCAGGCGGTGCTCCCGTTCATGCGTGAGGACTACGCCCGCGACTTCGTCCACGAGGATCCGGCGCAAAGCTATGCCGACCTCCTCGGCCGCTCCGACTGCGTGCTCGAACTGCCCGGCGACCGCTCCGACGAGCCCGCCGCCTATCTCCTCGCCGGCCGCGCCGTGGTCGCCCATTGCGACCTGATGATCGCACTGTGGGACGGCGCACCGCCGCGCGGCCGCGGCGGCACCGCGGAGGTCGTCGAACACGCCATCGTCGAGGGCGTGCCGGTGATCCACGTGCCGGTCCAGCTCGGCCGCGACACGGCCGTATTGTGGACCGCGTTCGATCCGCAGGTGATGACCCGCAGCGGCCACGAACGCTCGATCCGCCGGCCGTTCGACCGAACCCGCATGGACTGGGTCGTCGAAGGCATGGTCGGCCCGCCCGCCGACCCGGTCGAGCGGCGCCACTTCGCCCAGTTCCGCGACGAGCATGTCCGCCGATTCAGCAGCCGCATCGAATTCCCGCTGCTGCTCAATCTGATGGGCGTCAAGCGGCTGCGCCTGCGCCAATTGCGCGACCGCGACTGCCGCCGCGCGACCGCCGAGGAATGGCAGGCCTATCGCGTGCGCTGCGCCGACTGCCACGGCATCGACGCCCCGCTCGGACTGCTCGAACAGGCCTATGCGTGGAGCGACCGGCTGGCCGGCCATTACGCCCAGACCTTCCGCAGCGGCCACGTGTTCAACTTCGTGCTGGCGGCGACCGCGGCGCTGATCGGCCTGTCGGCATTCCTCTGGCCCGGCCACCAGCTGGCGCTGGCGATCGCCGAGTTTGTCGTCGCCTCGGCGGTCATCGCCAACACCATGCTCGGCTCGCGCAACGAATGGCAGCGGCGCTGGCTCGACTATCGCCAGCTCGCCGAGCGCCTGCGCCCGATGCGCAGCCTCAAGCTGCTCGGCGTCGCCGCTCCCGACAATCCCGGCGCGCGCACCGATCCGCTGCCGCGCCGCTGGGTCGACTGGTATGCACGCGGCATCTGGCGGGCGATGGGCTGCCCCAGCGGCCGGCTCGATCCCGAATCCAGCGCCGCGCTCATCGCCGCCGTCCGCGAGCTCGAGGTCGACAGCCAGGTCGCCTACAACCAGTCGGCCGCGCGCCAGGCCGACCTGCTCGACCGCCGCCTCGGCAACCTCTTCAACCTGCTGTTCCTCGCCACCCTCGCCGCGGCGCTGGCGATCATCGTCGGAATGACCCTCGCGCCCGACTGGATCGATTCGCACCAGGACTGGCTGACGCTCGTTTCGGCCGGCCTTCCGGCGACCGCCACCGCGGTGTTCGGCATTCGCAGCCAGGGCGATTTCGCGGGCAGCGCGCATCGCTCGCAATCGACCGCCCAGACGCTGCGCGCGATCGCCGCCCACCTCGACGAGGAGAAAGGCGACCTCGCCCGCTCGGCCGATCTCATCGAGCAGGCGGCGCGCGCGATGCTTGCCGATCTCGACGAATGGCGGCTGGTGGTGCGCCGCTCCGAACTGGAAATGGTCTAG
- a CDS encoding toll/interleukin-1 receptor domain-containing protein, with translation MNRLTPIVRARGSAGGKTGGRRYWAFLSYAHADARAAARLHSALERFRVPPALIGRPHPLGTIPRKLSPVFRDRQELAAASNLSREIGEALDASSYLVVLCSPAAARSKWVDQEIREFQRRHGTDRTLAAILDGEPGCGEDGRECFPPALREEGSEPIAADLRASGDGWRGGFLKIVAGMLDVGLDEIVQRDQQRRQKRMAWIAAASFLGMASTSGLALFALDQRNAAREERREAEGLVEFMLGDLKSKLEPIGKLDALDGVGTRILRYYAKQDAAALDDAGLLQRSRALSLTAQVAYQRGDVGEAERLYRQAMAGTAEAVRRKPDEPQRLFDHAQNVFWIGELARSKGRLDDAVRAHRDYQRLADEMVRLDPADAKWRLETVYARQNLGIVLYELRRFDDAAERFARAHGALAALVAANPVNDQYRSEYSTMLAWLADARRDQGRLAEATGFRQRQVDMLQQRLTGGSANVEFQEHLIPARRALGILLHAQGRSDRAIATMAEGVRAAERLIAVEPDNGLWRQYAAGARLELASTLTALRRTSAAAGHAAAGCALAAEVRRRDPEAAAWRQLATDCLMNRARIALAGGDTAGARSLADQALASARGERNLDVHRPRYRIAAALRLAGDIANRSGDRAAAERAWADALGQLPANITERPRELAERVELLSRVGLNAEAARLTDQLKGMGYDARI, from the coding sequence GTGAACCGATTGACGCCGATCGTCAGGGCAAGGGGGAGCGCCGGTGGCAAGACCGGCGGGCGCCGCTACTGGGCGTTCCTCAGCTACGCCCATGCCGACGCGCGCGCCGCCGCCCGCCTCCACAGCGCGCTCGAACGCTTCCGCGTCCCGCCCGCGCTGATCGGCCGGCCGCATCCCCTCGGCACCATCCCGCGCAAGCTCAGCCCGGTGTTCCGCGACCGCCAGGAGCTCGCCGCCGCGAGCAATCTGTCGCGCGAAATCGGCGAGGCGCTCGACGCCTCCTCCTACCTCGTCGTGCTGTGCTCGCCGGCGGCGGCGCGCTCCAAATGGGTCGACCAGGAAATCCGCGAGTTCCAGCGCCGCCACGGCACCGACCGCACCCTCGCCGCGATCCTCGACGGCGAGCCGGGCTGCGGCGAGGACGGCCGCGAATGTTTCCCGCCGGCGCTGCGCGAGGAAGGCAGCGAGCCGATCGCCGCCGACCTGCGCGCCTCGGGCGATGGCTGGCGCGGCGGGTTCCTCAAGATCGTCGCCGGAATGCTCGACGTCGGGCTCGACGAGATCGTCCAGCGCGACCAGCAGCGCCGCCAGAAGCGCATGGCGTGGATCGCCGCCGCCTCGTTCCTCGGCATGGCCTCGACGTCCGGCCTCGCCTTGTTCGCGCTCGACCAGCGCAACGCCGCCCGCGAGGAGCGGCGCGAGGCCGAAGGCCTGGTCGAATTCATGCTCGGCGATCTGAAGTCCAAGCTCGAGCCGATCGGCAAGCTCGACGCGCTCGACGGGGTCGGCACGCGGATCCTGCGCTATTACGCCAAGCAGGACGCCGCCGCGCTCGACGACGCCGGCCTCTTGCAGCGCTCGCGCGCGCTCAGCCTCACCGCCCAGGTCGCCTACCAGCGCGGCGACGTCGGCGAGGCCGAGCGGCTCTACCGCCAGGCGATGGCCGGCACCGCCGAGGCCGTGCGCCGCAAGCCGGACGAGCCGCAGCGCCTGTTCGACCATGCCCAGAACGTGTTCTGGATCGGCGAGCTCGCGCGCAGCAAGGGCCGGCTCGACGACGCCGTCCGCGCCCACCGCGATTATCAGCGCCTGGCCGACGAGATGGTGCGGCTCGACCCGGCCGATGCCAAGTGGCGGCTGGAAACGGTCTATGCCCGCCAAAACCTCGGCATCGTGCTCTACGAGCTGCGCCGCTTCGACGACGCCGCCGAACGTTTCGCCCGCGCCCACGGCGCGCTCGCCGCCCTCGTTGCCGCCAACCCCGTCAACGACCAGTATCGCTCCGAATACAGCACCATGCTCGCCTGGCTCGCCGACGCCCGCCGCGACCAGGGCCGCCTCGCCGAAGCGACCGGTTTCCGCCAGCGCCAGGTCGACATGCTCCAGCAGCGCCTCACCGGCGGCAGCGCCAATGTCGAGTTCCAGGAGCATCTCATCCCCGCCCGCCGGGCGCTCGGCATCCTGCTTCACGCGCAGGGCCGCTCGGACCGGGCGATCGCGACCATGGCCGAGGGAGTCCGCGCCGCCGAGCGGCTGATCGCGGTCGAGCCCGACAACGGCCTGTGGCGCCAATATGCCGCCGGCGCCCGGCTCGAGCTTGCCAGCACGCTCACCGCCTTGCGCCGGACCTCGGCTGCGGCCGGACATGCCGCGGCCGGCTGCGCGCTCGCCGCCGAGGTCCGCCGCCGCGACCCAGAGGCCGCCGCCTGGCGCCAGCTCGCCACCGACTGCCTGATGAACCGCGCCCGGATCGCGCTCGCCGGCGGCGACACGGCCGGCGCCCGCTCGTTGGCCGACCAGGCGCTCGCCTCGGCCCGCGGCGAGCGCAACCTCGACGTCCATCGGCCGCGCTACCGGATCGCCGCCGCGCTCCGCCTTGCAGGCGACATCGCAAACCGCAGCGGCGACCGCGCCGCCGCCGAGCGCGCCTGGGCCGATGCGCTCGGCCAGCTCCCCGCCAATATCACCGAGCGCCCGCGCGAGCTCGCCGAGCGGGTCGAGCTGCTCAGCCGAGTCGGCCTCAATGCCGAGGCCGCGCGCCTTACCGATCAACTCAAGGGCATGGGCTACGACGCCCGCATTTAA
- the ispG gene encoding flavodoxin-dependent (E)-4-hydroxy-3-methylbut-2-enyl-diphosphate synthase has translation MSLRPWRDIARRPSRQIMVGNVAVGGDAPVTVQTMTNTPTSDARATIDQIRRCEEAGADIIRVSCPDVESTAALKQIVRAAKVPIVADIHFHYKRALEAADAGAACLRINPGNIGSAERVREVVNAAKANGCAIRIGVNAGSLEKDLLEKYGEPCPEALVESALDHIRILEDHDFREYKVAVKASDVFLAVAAYQQLADAVDCPLHLGITEAGGLVGGTVKSAIGIGSLLWFGIGDTIRVSLSAEPEEEVRVGYEILKSLGIRNRGVRVVSCPSCARQGFDVIRTVQTLEERLQHIRTPMSLSVLGCVVNGPGEARETDIGLTGGGNGKHMVYLSGLTDHTVEDADMVEHIVRLVEAKAAEIEAAAAATSAGVTEAAA, from the coding sequence ATGTCGCTACGGCCCTGGCGCGACATCGCGCGCCGCCCCTCCCGCCAGATCATGGTCGGCAACGTCGCCGTCGGCGGAGACGCGCCCGTCACCGTCCAGACGATGACCAATACGCCGACCTCCGACGCGCGCGCGACGATCGACCAGATCCGCCGCTGCGAGGAGGCCGGCGCCGACATCATCCGGGTGTCCTGCCCCGACGTCGAGAGCACTGCGGCATTGAAGCAGATCGTGCGCGCGGCGAAGGTGCCGATCGTCGCCGACATCCATTTCCACTACAAGCGCGCGCTCGAGGCGGCCGACGCCGGCGCGGCGTGCCTCAGGATCAACCCGGGCAATATCGGCTCGGCCGAGCGGGTGCGCGAAGTGGTCAATGCGGCCAAGGCCAATGGCTGCGCGATCCGCATCGGGGTCAATGCCGGAAGCCTCGAGAAAGACCTGCTCGAGAAATATGGCGAGCCGTGCCCCGAGGCGCTGGTCGAGAGCGCGCTCGACCACATCCGGATCCTCGAGGACCATGATTTCCGCGAATATAAGGTGGCGGTGAAGGCGAGCGACGTGTTCCTCGCTGTCGCCGCCTACCAGCAGCTGGCCGACGCGGTCGACTGCCCCCTGCACCTCGGCATCACCGAGGCCGGCGGGCTCGTCGGCGGGACGGTGAAAAGCGCGATCGGGATCGGCAGCCTGCTGTGGTTCGGGATCGGCGATACCATCCGCGTGTCGCTGTCGGCCGAGCCCGAGGAGGAAGTGCGGGTCGGTTACGAGATTTTGAAATCGCTCGGAATCCGCAACCGCGGCGTGCGCGTGGTATCGTGCCCGAGCTGCGCGCGGCAGGGCTTCGACGTGATCCGCACCGTCCAGACGCTCGAGGAGCGGCTGCAGCATATCCGCACGCCGATGAGCCTGTCGGTGCTCGGCTGCGTGGTCAACGGGCCGGGCGAGGCGCGCGAGACCGACATCGGCCTGACCGGCGGCGGCAACGGCAAGCACATGGTCTATCTGTCCGGGCTGACCGACCATACGGTCGAGGACGCCGACATGGTCGAGCATATCGTCCGGCTGGTCGAGGCCAAGGCGGCCGAGATCGAGGCGGCTGCTGCTGCGACGAGCGCCGGGGTGACGGAAGCCGCCGCTTGA
- a CDS encoding retropepsin-like aspartic protease family protein: MIRLALGVAAIGLVIGALMPATDGPAPAGAANGGRVLEVAPPPQPTAAAVSGPWTTLKRADNGHFYARALVNGQSVEFVVDTGASGVSLTEADARRIGIPLDPASYTVVGMGASGEVMGQFVTFASVSLDGKSVEQVSGAVLQGASVSLLGQSFLSRWGRIEIAGETMTIR, from the coding sequence ATGATCCGACTTGCACTCGGCGTGGCCGCGATCGGCCTGGTGATCGGCGCGCTGATGCCGGCGACTGATGGACCAGCCCCTGCCGGAGCGGCCAACGGAGGGCGGGTCTTGGAGGTCGCTCCGCCGCCGCAGCCAACCGCGGCAGCCGTGAGCGGTCCGTGGACGACGTTGAAGCGCGCCGACAACGGCCATTTCTATGCGCGGGCGCTGGTCAACGGGCAGAGCGTCGAGTTCGTCGTCGATACCGGCGCGAGCGGCGTGTCGCTGACCGAGGCCGACGCGCGGCGGATCGGGATCCCGCTCGACCCAGCCAGTTACACCGTCGTCGGCATGGGCGCCTCGGGCGAGGTGATGGGGCAGTTCGTTACTTTTGCCAGCGTCAGCCTCGACGGCAAGAGCGTCGAGCAGGTGTCCGGCGCGGTGCTCCAGGGCGCCTCGGTCTCGCTGCTCGGCCAGTCCTTCCTATCGCGCTGGGGCCGGATCGAGATCGCCGGTGAGACGATGACCATCCGCTAG